The DNA sequence AGCGAGCTTTTCCTGAACCGCCCATTGGGACGGGTTGCCATAGCGCGAGTAGATGAACCGGTCGCGGGCAAAGCCGTCCTCGACAGAACGGTACTGGCCCTCGTTCAGAACAAAGGTCGATGCCTGATAAATCGGCGTGCCCACGGCACCGGTGCGCGGGTCGTCATGGGTGCCGGCATGTACAGCAGTGGTGGAAAGGCCGGCGCCGGGTGCGGGATGCGCGGCGAGAAACGGACCCGATGTTCGGGCGCGGTTCAGGTCATTGAGCCATCCCCCCTTGGTCGAAGCAGGCGGCAGGCTGGCGTCATCGCCAAGGATCTTGGGATTGGTCATAGGTCTATTCCGATTTTGTTGGGAAAAATGGGCGCAGGAACTCCCCTGCCTGCGCCCAGTTGCTGCCTTTGGGAGGTCAGGCAGCCTGCATGTTATGTGCGCCAAGCGCCGCATGCAGATCGTTTATCAGGTCCGCCGCCCCTTCGAGGCCAACAGACAGGCGCACCAGCCCTTCGGCGATGCCATGTTCGGCACGTTCCTCGGGGGTGTAGGTCGAATGGGTCATGCTGGCGGGATGCTGGATCAGGCTTTCGGCATCGCCGAGGCTGACCGCCCGCTGGATCAGGGTCAGCCGGTTCATCAGGGCAATGCCGCCCGCCTTGCCGCCCTTGACCTCAAAGGGGATCATGCCGCCGAAATTGGCCATCTGGCGTCGGGCCAGATCACGCTGGGCAAAGCTGTCGAGGCCGGGATAGCTCACGCTGAGCACGGCGGGATGGGCCTCAAGCGCCTGCGCCACTTCTGCGGCGGTTTTGCAGTGCCGTTCCATGCGCAATTCAAGCGTCTTGATCCCGCGCAGCAGCAGCATCGCGGTCATCGGTGACATCACAGCGCCGGTCATGTCTTTCAGTCCCACAAGGCGGATCCGGGTGATGTCCTCAAGACTGCCGACGATCAGACCCGCCACAACATCGCCATGGCCGCTGAGGAACTTCGTCGCCGAATGCACAACGATATCCGCCCCATGTTCGAGCGGTCGGGTGATCACCGGCGTGGCATAGGTGTTGTCGACCACCACCTTGGCCCCGGTGCGACGGGCGATCTGTGAAATCGCCGCAATATCCACCAAACGGTTGTTGGGGTTCGCGGGTGTCTCAAAATACACGATCTTGGTTTTTTCGCTGATCGCATGGGTCAGGTTGTCGGGGTTGGTCATATCCACCAGCGTCACCTTGACGCCAAAGCGGGGCAAACCGTGGGTCATGAAGGCAAAGGTGCAGCCATAGAGCGTTTTGTCGATGATTACCTCATCACCGGCCTCAAGAAACGACCAAAGGGTCGAGGTGATCGCGCCCATTCCGGAGGCGGTGCAAAGACCCGCTTCGCCGCCCTCAAGATTGGCGATCCGCTGTTCGAGATGATCCAGTGTCGGGTTG is a window from the Sulfitobacter mediterraneus genome containing:
- a CDS encoding methionine gamma-lyase; translation: MRSTDYDFSTRAIHHGYDPQSHQGALNPPIYMTSTFTFDTAESGGAMFAGEKEGHFYSRISNPTLDHLEQRIANLEGGEAGLCTASGMGAITSTLWSFLEAGDEVIIDKTLYGCTFAFMTHGLPRFGVKVTLVDMTNPDNLTHAISEKTKIVYFETPANPNNRLVDIAAISQIARRTGAKVVVDNTYATPVITRPLEHGADIVVHSATKFLSGHGDVVAGLIVGSLEDITRIRLVGLKDMTGAVMSPMTAMLLLRGIKTLELRMERHCKTAAEVAQALEAHPAVLSVSYPGLDSFAQRDLARRQMANFGGMIPFEVKGGKAGGIALMNRLTLIQRAVSLGDAESLIQHPASMTHSTYTPEERAEHGIAEGLVRLSVGLEGAADLINDLHAALGAHNMQAA